The following are from one region of the Staphylococcus schleiferi genome:
- a CDS encoding ABC transporter ATP-binding protein: MAEKEVLLEVKNLKQYFNHGKRNEVRAVEDISFKVFKGETFGLVGESGSGKSTTGKAIIKLNDVTDGQVLYEGINIQDIKKHKDLLKFNKKIQMIFQDPYASLNPRLKVMDIVAEGIDIHGLASDRKDRKKRVYDLLETVGLRKSHANRYPHEFSGGQRQRIGIARALAVEPEFIIADEPISALDVSIQAQVVNLMQKLQRERNITFLFIAHDLSMVKYISDRIAVMHLGRIVELGTADEIYSHPIHPYTKSLLSAVPQPDPDSERTRKRVEYKEDASKNDQRTLKEFTEGHFVFATDEEFEKYREAHGL, from the coding sequence ATGGCTGAAAAAGAGGTATTATTAGAAGTTAAAAACTTAAAACAGTATTTCAACCATGGCAAGCGTAATGAAGTACGTGCTGTTGAAGATATTTCTTTCAAAGTATTTAAAGGTGAAACATTTGGCCTTGTGGGAGAGTCAGGCTCTGGTAAGTCAACGACAGGTAAAGCAATAATTAAATTAAATGATGTAACTGATGGCCAGGTGCTATACGAAGGAATCAATATTCAAGATATTAAAAAGCATAAAGACTTACTTAAATTTAATAAGAAAATACAGATGATTTTCCAAGACCCTTATGCTTCACTCAATCCAAGACTTAAAGTTATGGATATCGTCGCTGAAGGGATAGATATTCATGGTTTAGCATCAGATCGGAAAGATCGCAAAAAGCGTGTTTATGATTTGTTAGAAACAGTAGGCCTGCGAAAAAGCCATGCGAATCGTTATCCACATGAGTTTTCAGGTGGTCAACGACAACGTATTGGGATTGCGCGTGCGCTTGCAGTGGAACCAGAATTTATCATTGCGGATGAACCGATTTCAGCATTAGACGTATCGATTCAAGCACAAGTTGTTAACTTAATGCAAAAATTACAACGTGAACGTAACATCACATTTCTCTTCATTGCCCATGATTTGTCGATGGTAAAATATATTTCAGATCGTATTGCTGTAATGCACTTAGGGCGCATTGTTGAGTTGGGGACTGCAGACGAGATTTATAGTCACCCTATCCATCCATATACAAAATCACTACTATCGGCTGTTCCACAACCTGACCCAGATAGTGAACGTACAAGAAAACGTGTTGAGTATAAAGAAGATGCTTCTAAAAATGATCAACGTACGTTAAAAGAATTCACAGAAGGTCATTTTGTTTTTGCGACAGACGAAGAATTTGAAAAATACCGTGAAGCGCACGGCTTATAA